From the genome of Pseudomonas mohnii:
ACCGTCACCGGGCAGACAAACCCGCCCAGGCTCGGGCCGTCCGGACCGAGGATCACCGGCATGTCGCCAGTGAAATCAACGGCGCCGATGGCATACGGATTGTCATGGATGTTGGAGGGATGCAGGCCGGCTTCACCGCCGTCGGCACGCACCCATTCGGGCTTCGGCCCGATCAGTCGCACGCCGGTTCGGCTTGAGTTGAAATGCACTTCCCACTGCGTCGCGAAGAAGGTGCCGATGTAGTTTTCGGTGAAGTATTCCGGTGCGCCATGGGGGCCATAAATCACCCGGATCTGCCGCACGGCAGGCAAATCGCAGGCTTGAGTTTCAGGCAGTTGCGCACCGACGCTGCGGTCATTCAACGCCGGTACATGCAACACATCACCCGCCCGCAAGGCGCGACCGCCATGGCCGCCGAACTGGCCGAGGGTGAAGGTGCTTTTGCTGCCCAGATAATCCGGTACTTGCAGGCCACCACGCAGGCACAGGTAGCTGCGCGCGCCGGCCCCGGCCATGGTGCCGAGACTCAAGGCCGCGCCGGCCGGAACCAGGAGCGCCGTATTCATTGGCACCGATTCACCGTTCAGCGTCAGGGGAATCTCTGCCCCGGTCACTGCCACCACCGCGTCGCAATTGAAGCGCAACAATGGCCCGCTCATGGTGATTTCCAGCGCTGCCGCCCCCTCATCGTTACCGAGCAGACGGTTGCCCAGGCGCAGCGCGCGACTGTCCATCGGCCCCGACGGCGGTACGCCGACTGCCCAATAGCCGAGGCGCCCCGGATAGTCCTGAACGCTGGTCTGGGTACCGGCGCTCAGCACTTCGAAGGTGTTGGCCTGATACACCAGGCCTTCCAGGCAGCGGGTCCATGGCTGGCCGCTGGCGAAGGGCGCATCGAGCAGAATCTGCCGCAGGTAATCGCGGTTGGTCTCCACGCCGTAGAGCAGGCTGTCGCCCAAGGCTTGATGCAGATCGGCGCGGGCCTGTTCGCGTGTCGGTGCCCAGCTGATGACCTTGGCGATCATCGGGTCGAAGTACGGCGGGATCTCGCAACCGGCCTCGACCCAGGTGTCGATGCGCAGTTGGATGCCGTTGGCGGCGGGAAAATTCACAGCTGTCAGCAAGCCTGGACTGGGTTGAAAATCCCGGCCCGGATCTTCCGCATACAAGCGCGCCTGAATCGCATGACCTTCCGGCCTTAATCCCTGACGCAAGGCGTGCAGTGGCGGCAAATCACCGGACGCCAGTTGCACCATCCAGCGCACCAGGTCCACACCCCACACCTGTTCGGTAACACCGTGCTCCACCTGCAGGCGGGTGTTCACTTCCAGGAAATAGAAGCGCTGGGCATCGCTGTCGAACACAAACTCGACGGTGCCGGCGCTGCGGTAATTCACCGCTTTGGCCAGTTTGATCGCCGCTGCGCAGAGCTCATCGGCCATGCCGTCGGGCAGGTTCGGCGCCGGGGTTTCTTCGAGGACTTTCTGGTTGCGCCGTTGCACCGAACAATCGCGCACACCGAGGGCAATCACCTCGCCACGGCCATCGCCGAACACCTGCACTTCCAGGTGCCGGGCGCGCTGAATGTACTTCTCGATGAACACGCCAGCATCGCTGAAGTTGTTCTGGCCGAGGCGCTTCACGGCCTCGAAGGATTCGCTCAACTCGGCCGCGCTGCGGCACACGCGCATGCCGATGCCGCCACCGCCGGCGGTGCTTTTGAGCATGACCGGGTAGCCGACCTGCTCGCCAGCGATCAGGGCCGCGTCGAGGCTGTCGAGCAACTCGGTGCCTTCGAGCATCGGCACACCGTGTTGTTTGGCCAGGGCGCGGGCGGTGTGTTTGAGGCCAAACACGCGCAGCTGCTCTGGCGTCGGGCCGATAAACGCAATGCCGGCGCTTTCGCAGGCTTCGGCGAACGCGGCGTTTTCCGACAGAAATCCGTAGCCGGGATGAATCGCCGTGGCGCCAGTGACCTTGGCGATGGCGAGGATTTTGTCGACCGCCAGATAAGTGCCGGAGGCCGCGCCTTCACCGAGGCTGTGGGCTTCATCGGCGTGCAGGATGTGCAGGCTGGCGGCATCGGCTTCGGAGTAAACGGCAACGCCCTGGACTTGCAGGTCGCGCAAGGTACGCAGGATGCGGCAGGCAATGGCGCCACGGTTGGCAATCAGGACTTTTTCGAACATGGCATAACCCCTGAAGGGGATGCGGGCCGTCCCGCAGTTTTCGATGAGCGCCGGGGTCGTCCCCGACGGAAAAATCTTTTTTTCTTCAACGCTCACCCCTGTAGGAGCGAGCCTGCTCGCGATGGACGTGAACGATGACGCGTAGCACCAGATGCCCAGCGGTGGCCTCTGGTTTTTCGCGAGCAGGCTCGCTCCTACAGTGGCTGGTGGTGTTCTTTAGGTTTGGTGCACTGCCCCGAACGGGCCTGGGACAGGGCAAACAACCAGCGGCGCAAACGGTTGAGTTTCAGTTCCA
Proteins encoded in this window:
- the uca gene encoding urea carboxylase → MFEKVLIANRGAIACRILRTLRDLQVQGVAVYSEADAASLHILHADEAHSLGEGAASGTYLAVDKILAIAKVTGATAIHPGYGFLSENAAFAEACESAGIAFIGPTPEQLRVFGLKHTARALAKQHGVPMLEGTELLDSLDAALIAGEQVGYPVMLKSTAGGGGIGMRVCRSAAELSESFEAVKRLGQNNFSDAGVFIEKYIQRARHLEVQVFGDGRGEVIALGVRDCSVQRRNQKVLEETPAPNLPDGMADELCAAAIKLAKAVNYRSAGTVEFVFDSDAQRFYFLEVNTRLQVEHGVTEQVWGVDLVRWMVQLASGDLPPLHALRQGLRPEGHAIQARLYAEDPGRDFQPSPGLLTAVNFPAANGIQLRIDTWVEAGCEIPPYFDPMIAKVISWAPTREQARADLHQALGDSLLYGVETNRDYLRQILLDAPFASGQPWTRCLEGLVYQANTFEVLSAGTQTSVQDYPGRLGYWAVGVPPSGPMDSRALRLGNRLLGNDEGAAALEITMSGPLLRFNCDAVVAVTGAEIPLTLNGESVPMNTALLVPAGAALSLGTMAGAGARSYLCLRGGLQVPDYLGSKSTFTLGQFGGHGGRALRAGDVLHVPALNDRSVGAQLPETQACDLPAVRQIRVIYGPHGAPEYFTENYIGTFFATQWEVHFNSSRTGVRLIGPKPEWVRADGGEAGLHPSNIHDNPYAIGAVDFTGDMPVILGPDGPSLGGFVCPVTVIEADLWQLGQLKAGDKVQFVPVDIKTARHLVLKWDQCGSGLASESGVSDTSILPDRAPSLASQLPQGVVSPVVLDIGQDDTRLVARLSGDTHLLLEIGAPELDLVLRFRAHALMQALESKRLHGVIDLTPGIRSLQVHYQPEQLPLADLLGIVAGEWDAVCAAKDLQVPSRIVHLPLSWDDPACQLAIEKYMTTVRKDAPWCPSNLEFIRRINDLPNLDEVQRTVFDASYLVMGLGDVYLGAPVATPLDPRHRLVTTKYNPARTWTAENSVGIGGAYMCVYGMEGPGGYQFVGRTLQMWNRYREVAAFDGKPWLLRFFDQIRFYPVSADELLRIRRDFPLGRFDLNIEHSQLNLADYQAFLAREAETIAAFRSQQQGAFNAERERWIASGQAHFDSEELVAQTTEDAPLASGQQSVDSHIAGNLWQVQVDTGTRVEAGDVLVILESMKMEIPLLAPMAGVVREIRVQPGSAVRAGQRVVVLELD